In Salvelinus namaycush isolate Seneca chromosome 15, SaNama_1.0, whole genome shotgun sequence, a genomic segment contains:
- the dcdc2b gene encoding doublecortin domain-containing protein 2B — MASCGSATLLLPPVKSVMVYRNGDPFYSGRRFVVNHRQVSTMEAFLNDVTHCIQAPLAVRTLYTPRQGHRVRELHDLQTGAQYVAAGFERFKKLDYLNTGLKKQPVPMGEGARARLLHRPNVSAKWRKYIPLPCIIHVFRNEDLRCSPFRFIIPRTWQHDLDQILGLVTEKASLRTGAVRRLCTLEGVTVSSADELVSGQFYVAVGAERFKKLPYVELLVPKASERNYPGNRRLSRRYKGRKAASGPEDSFSDSALLDSPESDGRRVKSTGDEVGETALPSIQRRPVKEESSIFYAKPVKVRVRNRGHPRPPPRTGPAQASVFRAVRRKREEVQGAEEVLEDENTVVDVPVDQRVAETVEDEDLIGRNPPHSNSQDQVCIYFDQGYKRSPSSPRTPRQGAEDGAKANHSTLKGFFVIDILRISKFSEKRGLSDGAHYAESDAYHGEDHSSNSSCINKQTHTHGM; from the exons ATGGCTTCCTGTGGGTCAGCAACCCTCCTCCTGCCTCCGGTCAAGAGTGTGATGGTCTACAGGAACGGGGACCCCTTCTACTCCGGCAGGAGGTTTGTAGTCAACCATCGACAGGTGTCCACCATGGAGGCGTTTCTCAATGACGTGACCCACTGCATTCAGGCGCCGCTGGCCGTGAGGACCCTGTACACCCCCCGGCAGGGTCACCGGGTCAGGGAGCTGCATGACCTCCAGACCGGGGCCCAGTACGTGGCCGCAGGCTTCGAGAGGTTCAAGAAGCTTGA TTATTTGAACACAGGGCTGAAGAAGCAGCCTGTACCCATGGGAGAAGGAGCTCGG GCAAGATTACTTCACAGACCGAATGTGTCAGCAAAATGGAGAAAGTATATTCCACTACCCTGTATCATACA TGTTTTCCGCAACGAAGATCTTCGCTGCTCGCCATTCCGTTTCATAATTCCCAGGACCTGGCAGCACGACCTGGATCAGATCCTCGGTCTAGTCACAGAGAAGGCCAGTTTACGCACTGGAGCAGTGCGCAG GTTGTGCACTCTAGAGGGTGTAACTGTGTCCAGTGCAGACGAGCTGGTGAGTGGCCAGTTCTACGTGGCAGTGGGAGCAGAGAGGTTCAAGAAGCTTCCCTACGTGGAGCTGTTGGTTCCTAAAGCCTCTGAGAG AAATTACCCTGGAAATAGAAGGCTGTCAAGGAGATATAAG GGCAGGAAGGCAGCCAGTGGCCCTGAGGACAGCTTCAGTGACTCTGCTCTCCTGGACTCTCCAGAG TCGGATGGGCGGAGGGTGAAGTCCACTGGGGATGAGGTGGGGGAGACGGCTCTCCCATCCATCCAGAGGAGGCCAGTGAAGGAGGAGAGCTCTATCTTCTACGCCAAACCAGTGAAAGTCCGAGTGAGGAACAGAGGCCATCCCAGGCCTCCACCAAGGACTGGACCAG CCCAGGCCAGTGTGTTCAGAGCTGtacggaggaagagagaggaggtgcAGGGGGCTGAGGAGGTGCTGGAGGATGAGAACACAGTAGTAGATGTTCCCGTTGACCAG AGAGTGGCAGAGACAGTAGAAGACGAGGACCTTATTGGGAGAAATCCTCCTCATTCCAACAGCCAAGATCAGGTGTGTATCT ATTTTGACCAAGGCTACAAAAGATCCCCTTCCTCACCCAGAACACCCAGACAAG GAGCCGAAGACGGAGCCAAAGCCAACCACTCCACACTCAAGGGCTTCTTCGTCATCGACATCCTCCGCATCTCAAAGTTCTCCGAAAAGCGGGG GCTCAGTGATGGGGCTCACTATGCAGAGAGTGATGCCTACCATGGTGAGGACCATTCCTCCAACAGCTCCTGCatcaacaaacaaacacacactcacggCATGTGA